In the genome of Columba livia isolate bColLiv1 breed racing homer chromosome 1, bColLiv1.pat.W.v2, whole genome shotgun sequence, the window CCTGCACATAACCTATTCTCTTGAAGCAGCTAGAAAGGATTAAGAGCTGTTCTGGATGCCATCTAGCTGTATTTCCATAACAGATGCAGAACACATGGTATCAAAAGCGTAACAAGCCTGGTCCTCAGAAGtcatatctgaaataaaaaagttcTTAAAGATAAAGCATTCTGTCCTGCAGCCTCTTTATAGGTCTGCCGTTATATTTTGTGTATTGGGTGTTAATGCATTTCCGGTATTAGCATGACAAAAGCATCCACCCCTTCAGCAACAGACACTTGTCAAGAGCAccgctgctgcagagcagtagGAAAAGGCTCCAGGCAGCCTGTGGGAAGCCAGAGCAGCTGGCAGAACTACTGACCTCCTCCACTTGGGCCTGTGTCTGCTGCAGCCGACGGTTACTGCTCAGATTGGGGGGTGGTCCGGGGGGGCCCCCACCAGGGGCTCCCCCTTCGGGGGCCCCAGGAGCAGGTTGCTGAGCTGGATCAGACCTAGGGAGACACACGTATTGGCAAAGAGAAAACCGGCTCAAAACACAAGGCACCTTCTCCCTCAAATCCACCTGAAAcccagtgtccccaggctggagcagcacaggcagcagccccGGGTGCCCGTGCCCTCCCTAGATCCCCGGGAGCGGGAGCAGGCAGGCTTAGAGCAAAGACAGGAccaggagggcagcagggagGGCCAGCCCAGAGGCAGGGGGGCTTGGGAGTGCGGCTGTGCCCAGCGCTGCAGTCTCCTAGGGCCGAGGAGGAGGGTGACAACCACCTGGCCACGTTGAGGTGACCGGGAGGTGGCCACCAGCGTGCTGCAACCGCCGCGGCGGGGGGAGAAGAGGAACAGGGCCACGACGACCGGGGGAGGCAGCGTGTGGGCGCCCCGGGGGGAACGGCAGtcctggggctgggagggggtgCGGCGGCCCGAGGCCCCGCGCATCACGGGTGGGGCACGGCCCACGCACACCCCACCTCTCCTCCCCCCGCTATAGGCCCCGGGCGAGCACCAGGGCGCGGGGGGGCGGTGCGGGCAGCCCTGCCTGCGGCTGCTGCAATGCGCCActcggccccgccgccggccaGGACGCGAGCTCCGCACTGGCCCATTCCCTCCCGTTCCACCTAGCTCCACGACGCGCCCGCCACAGCCCGCCCAGGGTCGGGCGGACACTCACATTGCCGAGCCGGACCAGGACCCCCGGGCACGCCGCAAGAAACAGCTCCACACCGGCACCCACAGCTATACAGTAGAGCCGCTTCTGGGGCCCCGAACTTATGGGCGATTAGGCCCCACCCCCTAGAGCTAGCAGCCAATCAGAAGTAGCGATAGGCAGGACTCTCCAGGAACAGCAAATCAGCAGCGTCTTAGGGTGCCTCCGCAACCAATCAGCCCTCTACCCCTCCCCGGACTTCCGAGGGTATAAGCTCCGCCCCACTGTGGCTCGCCCTCGGGGCTGCCCAATGGGAGCAGAGTCCGCACCCCCGGGTCGGCATACGCGGGCCGCGCGGCGCCCCTCCCCTGCGGCGGGGCGGGGTTGCCCGGTGCTTCTCCCACTGTCTCGCTGGGCTTGCGGCCGCCATCGCCCCTCTGCCGGCCCCGGAGGGTCTGGGCGGCCTCTGGACCCCTCCCGCGGCCTGGCAGTGGACCCGCTGCTTCCGCCGGCCGTGAGCCGAGGCCCTGCCGCCTCCGTGTGGGTCACGCAGGGCCCGAACACGGAACCCCGTCCGTGCTAGTGCCGTTACAGAGGGGCCGCCGCAGCTCCCGCCGCCGTAGCGCGTTTGTTGGCTCGGGTTAAAGCGCTGTCCGTGCAATTACGGTATGGCGTGGCTGGCCCGCTTCCACCGTACATCATGGCGTCAACGGGAACCCAAATGAATCCCTGAAGTGGCTGCGTTTGAGCCTCTGCTGCCCGAGAGGGGAAATCAGGCTCCAGCAGCAGTCCCAAGAACAGCTACACGTTTGCTTTTACCCCTCTATATGTTTTGAGGAGCCTGCTGGATCAGAAGGGAGGACTCTTCGATTCAGGACAAAAAGGGAGGCAGGAGCGTGCTGGCACAAGAAGTCTCCAGACAGCATTTGGTGTGGTGAGTAGTGTGGCAAGTGACTGGTTCACACCTACACTGAActtcagtttcttctcataAGGTGATACAAGCCATTAATAAGTTTTTAGTGTCAGATCTGACAGGTTAGCAGGTACACGAGATAGAGATGTTCTAAATTATAGCCTGGGAACCGAAAGTCTGACTACAAGGAAGGGGAAAGCTTCATACAGGGCTGTGACTAGAGCTAAGTGATTTGCAGGTAGGACTACTGAAGGTTAAGGAGCAACTTAGCACTAGCCTCAGCAGAACTGAAGGGTTTTCAGCTGTGCCTTCAGACAAGCCGTGAAGGGACAAGTCGTGGTAGAAGCTTCTGTAGCTTGGCAACCTTCCCACCGCAGTTTGAGGACCATTCCAACAACCGTTGTAAATAACAGAAGATGGAGCTTGTGGAACTGCTGCACAGAGTCCTTGCCAAGTTGGTGCTTAGGTACTAAGAGCTGACAAAGGGCACAACATACTTTTCTCTGATGCTTTTCCAGTTTCTGATATTTTCAGCAAAGGGTTTGCTACCCCTGTGGTTTATGTATGTAATAACCCCCAGCTGTTGCCTTCTAGGTGCTTACTCAGTCTCCACTTGGATGTGTGCACATTTCCCAAAACCACACCACCTTATTACAGGAGTCCCACCATGCTCCTGAGAATTAGGACTTCAGCTTCCTGAACAGAGACTTTGGCTTCACCATCCTAAGACTTAGACTGAAAGTTCTTCTATTCCCTTCCTCTTCCAACTAAGTGGTTTTGAAGACAGAGTAGCATTGCTCTGTAACAGGATGTGTAATCAGCAGACAACTCCCCAATTACCTAGCAGCTGAAATAACAACTAAGGGAGAAAAGACAGGCAAATGAGGCAAGCAAAAGAGCAGGCATTGCCTGCTCATCATacagatttttctgaagtatAAAATAGTCTCTGTGATACTGGAATACAGGGATGTCAGCTTTGACTCACTATGACTTGTCCTTTAAAGGAACCAATAACAGTTATGGAAAACTAGAAGTTagagttttaaaaaacagttaagtgcctgaattattttttcaaatccTAAATTGTAAACAAAAGGCCACTTGGTCAGTAAGTGTCATTAGTATGAAGTTAAGCCATCACGAgtgtgaaacagagaaaaatcctGCTCTTAAGACAGGTTTTGATGCATTTCAACTGACATTTGGATCATCCACACTTAACAATAAAGGGAGGCCAAGGAGGCAAGCAGTGAGTACAAAGACATATTGGCAGGCACTCTTAGCACTAACTTGAAAATTTGGCTATGAGGAAAAAATCTAAGCTGGAGTGTACTGAAATTGTCAAGTAGGATATGAGAACCTGGGGCTCACAGAGACTGAAAGGAAGCTAGAAGCCTAGCCAAAAAATAGAGGACTCAGGTCAAGTTCATGGATGCAGGCTGGAACAGATGTCTGTGAGAAGTACGTCAGAAATAATTGTGGGGGCAGAACTTGCACAGAGGAGCTCAGGcttggagcagcagcaggaccttGAATCAGGGCCAGAAACGCACAGGAAAGGTTGCAGAAAGCACTAGGAACCCAACTGTGTGAAAGCTGGCTTTATTTTGACCGCGATGCCACAAAGCCATACTCCGTGTGCTGAACCCATAGTTGCTCCTAGCGGTGCTTCCCAGTGCGATTGAAGCGCCTGTACAAATACCGGATCCTCTTGGTGAGCTTGAGATAGTCATCTACAAACATCCGATCTCCCACCATCTGCTTCTTGCGGATGCACCTCTGCAGCTCGTTCCCCCGCCAGCCTCGCAGCCACTTAGGCCCCACAATGAGGTTCTTTGGGTGCATCTGGAAACCGCCTGAGAACAGTATGGCAGAAGCAGAGAGGATGAAAGTGAGCCCTGGAGGAGGCTGCTCCCCGGGCAGTCAGCCCGATTCCCCTCGCCCTCTCGCTCCTGGAGCAGCCGTTCACCCGCAGGTGGGTctgtcctccctcccctcctgccctAGGGCTACAGCTAGGCGTGGGAAGTGCCTTACCCAGTATCCCCACGTTGTCGTAAACCCCAAACAAGGCCCGTTTTTCCGTCCACCGATCCACCTGCTTGCGCTTTGGGGGCTCCTTGATTCGGAAGGCCCGGGTGAGCCCCGCTAGGGGCGAGGAGAGGGGTACGGGGAGGCCGGGCCGCACGGGTCCCCAGCGCGCCGTGCCGCCACCGCTAATGCTCCGCTCGGCCTGGAGCAGGGGCGCGACCCGGCCCAACAGGGCTCGCCCCGCCGCCCGCACCAGCGCCGCCATTGCGGTGACCCCGGGGGCGGAGCAGCGGTGTCGCCGGCCCGCCCGGTCCCTGGCTGCGGCCGTCGGAAAGCGGAAGAACTCATGGGTGACGTCGCGCTAACGGTCGAAGGGAGGAGAGGCGCGATTGGGTGAGGCGCTGGCGCGCGGTTGCGTTTGCTGGGCGCTGATAGGCTTGTGGAGGGGGGCGGGGCGAGCGCGCCCGCGCGCGCTGTTTTGAGTGCTTGGGCCTGGAGCGGCGGCCTGTGGGGCTGTGTTGCGGACCATGGCGGCGGCCGCCGCCTGGGAGTTTCACCTGCCCCTCGTCCCTAGCGACCTGCTGCGGGACAGCGGCCCTGGGCGCTACGTGGTGCAGGACATTCTGCCCGCCCGCGAGCTGCCGCCCGCCCTCACAGGTAAGGCCAGACCCTACGCCCCACGTACACCCCTCTGGGCCCGGTCCCGCTACCGGCTCACGGCCGCGACCGCCTGTGTCTTCCCGCGCCCCTCCCCGTGTTTCTCCGCAGCATTCCGGGCCGCCTTCCGGGCGCAGGGAGCGCTGGCGGTGCTGCAGCACTTCGACCCCATCTACAGCTTGCTGCAGTGAGTACAGAGCCATGAGCTTGGGGCCGGGGCTACTGGGGAAACTGGGAGCAGAGAGGCTGGTGCACCCGGGCGCTCGCCTCTCGCCCTGATGCTGTTTACTCGCTGCTTTTATGCACTCTGCTTGCCCTGCAGCCACTTCCAAGCTGTGGGGATCGCTGTGAAGGAGGATGCCCTGGAGCTGATGATGCAGGGTGGGTATCTGCTGTAACCAACAGGAGTGATCAAGAGGTTGTTCTCCTTTGGCAGTTCAATGATGACATAAAGGCTAATGTGACTTGACTAGCTGGGTTGCACCCTCGGCCCATTCCAGTAATACGGGTCTGTAATCTTGGTGAACAATGCTGAGCTGTGCATGTTCGCTGTAAGGGCAGGCCGACAAAAAGTCCCCTTCCCCAAGTCCCTGGAAAATACATCTTTGGGATGCATCAGCTTTGTGTGAGTGTTTCGTTGAGCTGATATGGGGTTGTGGAGATAGGACAGGACAGCGCTTCCAAGGTTTGGGTTGCAGGGGGCAGCCCTTGTTACAGCTGTCAAGATGTGAGCACACATCTTTGGTAATCTGATGACTGCTCTAAGTCTCTAAAAGAGGTGATGATTGAGGGGCCTGGCAAGGAGTGCTCATGGCTTTCTGCCTTCCTTCAGTGGCATCTCATCACTCCAATGAACTTCCTGCCATCTTGGGTGATTCTGGGCTGAGCCATTCTGACCGTGCTGCTCACCTCAACACTCTCAAGATGAACTGCTACTTGTTGGCTGGTCTGGTGGATGCCTTTGAGACGGAAACCTGCAGGAATGGTTTGCTGGAGGTGGATCCTGCTGGGAAGGTAGGTGAGGGGACTAGGGGGAAACTGAGGTGCTAAAAGTAGAAAATGTTGTAAGTTTGCTGAACTCTGTGGTATCAGATTAGACATGATGCCAGCAGGAGCAGTGCATAGTGTGAAGTGCTGGTATTTCTGTGAAATTGTACATGGAAAACAGCCAAAGGACAATATGAGTCTAAACATCATCAGGGATTTCGATACTCAGGCCTCTTTTTCACTCTTCAGTGTCTGGCTAGTACTTAGTGTGCCAGTATTTTCTTAAGAGTTCCGTTCTGTGGTCAAAGATGACAACAACAGTCACTTGATATGGGCATATCAGCTTCTGATACATCTCACTGTATGTCTAATGCTGTAGAATTTAACAGTAGTTTTCTTTTTGGAGGGAAACAGGGTAGtgatggctttttttctgttgtcaaGTTGCTGATGTATCTCATTGTCTAATCTCATTTCTAGAACAAGAAAAATCGTACCAAAACCTCTGGATCCGTgtgggaagaggagagggagcCGCTTTTACGGCTGCtcatgcagctgctgcagctggaccTCTGTCGGCTTTGGGGTGGTTCGGTGGTGGAAGAAGAGTTTGTCAGGTATTGGATGGAATGGATGTAGAGGCGGGATGAGTGACTGGTTTTCTGGAAGGGAGACTTAAGTGTTAAATCTGCCAATGAAGTAGTATTACAGTCCTCTGTGGGGTGCATATCACTGGGAAACTGAGGAAACCATCTTGAGGCAAAAGTGGTGCATTAGGGTAGTTCCTTTTCCCTAGGTTTTTTGGTGGCAGAGATAAAATAAACAATGTATTTGCAAGGTACAGCATAGAGCAGCTCAAGGTGGGTGCCTCCTGTGGAGGGACCCtcagtagaaaaaaaacttGGGACAATTATACCCCTATAATCCAAGCCCCTACTCCACACACGTCACTCTGGGTCAACAGCAAAATTAGAGTCTGGGGTCTCCCTATTCTTCATTCGATCCCTTAGTTTTTGTCAGGCAGGTTGTCAGTCAAAGTTCTGACattcagttgctattttgcacctgcagctggggaaaaTAAGCTCTTGGTAACAgccaaaacattcttctttttcttgtcttctgttAGACACCATTCTGTTCATTTACTTATTTCCAGTGATGCGGATCTACTTATCTTCTGAGGCCTTTTATACTTTAAAGAAGCCAAAAGTTCACAtgttcacagcttgcagaagttatgctAAGCCAGCTTACTTATGCTAAGGGAATTCTATATAAGCAGTTTTTAAACAAGTTCTATAAGAAGCAATGTACTTACGGATGTGTTTAGGAATGACATAGTTTCCTCATGTAGGCCTCTAAAAATCAACTGTTGTTTTCTCAATATTTTAAGGATACTGAAAAATCTCTCTGGTGTGAGAGAAGTGTTTGCCTAGTGCAGTGTGCTTGAATGATGTTGGTGACAATTGTGACAGTGAGGTTCACTGTCTCTCTTCTGTGGCTTTAGCTTAGTGACAGGAAGCTGCTACCGTATCCTGGAGAATCCAAGTATTGGTCTTCAGAAGTACCGTGCCACACGGGAGACTGTGACACGTCTGCTCGCTATGGCTCTGAATCATTATGATCACCAGTTCAGTGAGTTCCTGCTCTTCGATCATCTTCCTGAAGCTGTTCCCAGTTACTTTCCCtgacctctttctttcttctcttgtaTGAAAGATGCCACTCTGAAGATCACACAGATGCTGCAGCACTTTGAACATGTAGCCTCAGTGTTTGCACAGGCTGTGAGCCTCTGGGCTACAGAGTATGGTCTGAAAAGCCTGGTGGGTGAATTGCTAAGGTAAGAAAAATACCCTGAGGTTTGTCCTTCTGTCCCTAGCAACTTGAGGTACCCTATTCATTGTGTCATCTTTCTGCACAGGGAAATTGGACAGAAATGTCCGCAGGATTCAGCTCGTGAAGTTTCTGGAATGAAGGGCTATGCTATCTTCATATCTGAACTGGCTGAACAGATTCCAGCTCTGATGCTATCCAACATAAGTGTTCTCCTGTGTCACTTGGATGGGGAGGTATGTTTTCACAACATTACCTGTCCAGAGAAGTCAAGTGGTGGGGGTGCTGCTATCCAGTTTTTCTGTCCGTAAACAGAAACTCTTTGATCGAGAGGAAATAGCCAAAACCCTGCCCCTTGGAATAGGCTATGCCCTTACctaaaaaatgtaaaggaaacagaaaccaTGACATCTACTATCTGGTTGTCACTCTCAGATACCAAAGAATGAGAGGCTGTTTACTAGTCTGAGATCCCAGCTCTTGTCCCTTGTTCTTTGGTACTTAATGAGTTTGTCATTGTGTTACTTTTTCTTGAACTGCCCTTAAAAGCTGTGTTTCTCATATCAGTTCTTGGCTTCTGTGGACTCAGTTGATAGCAGAGTTGCATTACTCTGTCTTGCAGGCACAGCCACGTTCACCCAAGATTAATAAAATGTTCACAATGGAGAAATGCACTTAAGGCTGCAGCCTGGGACTTAAAAGGCCCAACCTCTGGGCCATCCTTCCACTTGGCATGTCAAGTTGTGTTTTTGTCTGTTCCTGGTTCAACAACTCTTTTTGCAGAGTTATATGATGCGAAATGCCATTCTGGCGGCTATGGCAGAAGTGCTGGTTCAGGTGCTGAATGGTGACCAGCTGGAGGAGGCTGCCCGTGGTACTCGGGACCAGTTCCTGAATATACTGCAGGCCCATGTCTGTGACATCAGTGGATTTGTGCGCAGCCGTGTGCTGCAGCTTTTCACTCGAATTGTTCAATGCAAGGTAAGCCTGTGGTAGGGAAATGGTGTCACCTTGGTTGTCCTTTCCCCTGTTGTGTTTTCTAAGGGAATTTCTGTCATCCTGCTCTTTGCAGAGACTGAAGTTTCATAGAGAAAGGTGTTGTCCCTGTATACATTGTGTCTGCAATTCCTTTTTCCCAAGAGACCAGAGATCCTAGAGATGAGGGGACTGGGGAATAGAAATTAAATTCTGCTCTTTGTGTTTGGGACAAACTAGAAGGAATCACACAGTACATAAGCTCTTTTTGGACATTGGTGTGAGAAAATATTACCCATGCTAGATATGCTAAGACTCAACAGGTCCCTGGATAACCTAATCTAAATCCTTGCTCTCAACAGAGGTTGGACCAGAAGAtatccagaggtcccttcagaCATAAACTTTTCTACAAATCCTTGCCTTTTAGTACCTTAATAGGTCTGCAGTAAATAACTTTTCGTGAGTCTCCAGGCCTTCTTGTTAACTTTGTCTGTGTTCTCATTATGTCCTAGGCCCTGCCTCTGACTCAATTTCAGTCTGTGGTGTCGCTGGCTGTTGGGCGTCTCAAAGACAAATCTGTGGTAGTAGTTAAAAATGCAATCCAACTCCTGGCTGCGTTTTTGTCCAACAATCCCTTCTCCTGCAAGGTAATTGCAGCCAGTGTGATGAATATGCTAGATGTCTGTTTGCAGGCTGAGTATCTGCAATGTGCTATAACCAGGGAAGCAGCTTTCCTGTGTCTTGTGGGAGGGACAACGTAGCATTTGATTCTGTGGGTGCGAGCTTTCTGGTTTTCCCAGGTTCAGATCTTGCTTTCTCTGGCTCTTCCCTCTCTTGGTGTAATTGAAAGGGATGCTGGAGGCCAGGAAGGTTGTGCTTGATTGTGGAAAAACCTGGAGCAGTTTGATTTGAATTCATTGTGGGGTTTCTTTAGGATCAGAATTAGTCTTTTAGAATATTCTGCACAGGGCAACAGCTCTTTGTGTTTACTGCTCTTTCACCTGAGCTGAGCCTCAAACTGTCAATTTACAGTAGGTGCCATTCTAGGATGATGGCTGGAGTCTACTACTCCAGTTTCCAAAACCAGGGTTATCTGAGGGGCTTAAGATCTTAAAACAGAGTGGAAGAGAGAGAATTctagtatttcagaaaaaggagGATAAGTAACATATTTCTTATTCTCTTCCTGCCATCTTCAGTTAAGCTGTACTGACTTGGCTGAGCCACTGAAGAAAGAGGTGCAGAAGCTGCAGGAAATGAGGAATCATAGCAGATCCGCAGCAGGTAatttcccttcttcctcttttccgTTTGCAGGGCGTACCAGGGCTTATTTTTACTCATCTTAAATTTGCTCCTAGGTTGTGGTGGCTTTTATCTCAGATATTAATTCATGTGACAGTGAGGCCAGACAACTGGGATTAAATTCACAAGTTTTTTGTACAATGGTGTTATAAAAAGACTGTATGAATGTCCATATCTAGATCAAGAGTCCATTTAGCTAAATATCCTATTTTCAGGGTGAGAACTGAAAATACCTATGAACATCCTCCcaggttttcattttcaatgGTTCAAGGACTGCTCAAGCCATAATTTTggttaaatataaaattaaacttGAGTAGCTTTGGACCTGGTGCTGCCTACAAAACGATAAATAGCAAATGATGGTTCTCTCTTAcctgtcattttttttactctccgtagtttctttttttttttttatgccaaAGAGTTCTTATCTGATCTTCCTGCAGTCTGGGTGGGATCAGCAATGGGAATAATGCCTGTCTgtagatgaaaaataaatagtagAATTCCTAAGTTCCAGATTAATTTCTCTCCCCATTTATGGTGTCATTTGAGTCTCTgtattctttgttttc includes:
- the MRPL51 gene encoding large ribosomal subunit protein mL51; amino-acid sequence: MAALVRAAGRALLGRVAPLLQAERSISGGGTARWGPVRPGLPVPLSSPLAGLTRAFRIKEPPKRKQVDRWTEKRALFGVYDNVGILGGFQMHPKNLIVGPKWLRGWRGNELQRCIRKKQMVGDRMFVDDYLKLTKRIRYLYRRFNRTGKHR